One window of Akkermansia biwaensis genomic DNA carries:
- the pstB gene encoding phosphate ABC transporter ATP-binding protein PstB, translating to MTEPSAADDDPIIEVEDFCFHYGDKQVLFNIGMTFESNKVTALIGPSGCGKSTLLRNINRMNDLIPEVRHEGDIRIDGASLYDPRVEVISLRKRVGMVFQKYNPFPKSIYENIVFPLRVAGRNSRAELDETVERSLKGAALWDEVKDKLHESAYGLSGGQQQRLCIARAIANRPQILLMDEPCAALDPIATLKIEDLMEDLKKDLTIVIVTHNMQQATRIADNTAFMYMGRLVEYGQTSQIFTNPGEKETEAYITGRFS from the coding sequence ATGACTGAACCATCCGCCGCAGACGACGATCCCATCATCGAGGTAGAGGACTTCTGCTTCCATTACGGAGACAAGCAGGTTCTCTTCAACATAGGCATGACCTTTGAATCCAACAAGGTGACGGCCCTTATCGGCCCCTCCGGCTGCGGGAAATCCACCCTGCTCCGCAACATCAACCGCATGAACGACCTGATCCCGGAAGTGCGCCATGAAGGGGACATCCGCATAGACGGCGCCAGCCTGTACGACCCGCGCGTGGAAGTCATCTCCCTGCGCAAGCGGGTGGGCATGGTCTTCCAGAAATACAACCCGTTCCCCAAAAGCATTTATGAAAACATCGTCTTCCCCCTCCGCGTGGCGGGCCGCAACAGCCGCGCGGAACTGGATGAAACAGTGGAGCGCAGCCTGAAAGGAGCCGCCCTGTGGGACGAAGTGAAGGACAAGCTGCATGAAAGCGCCTACGGCCTTTCCGGCGGCCAGCAACAGCGCCTGTGCATCGCGCGCGCCATTGCCAACCGTCCGCAGATCCTGCTGATGGACGAACCCTGTGCCGCCCTGGACCCCATCGCTACGCTGAAAATCGAAGACCTGATGGAAGACCTGAAAAAAGACCTCACCATCGTCATCGTCACCCACAACATGCAGCAGGCCACCCGCATCGCGGACAACACCGCCTTCATGTACATGGGCCGCCTCGTCGAATACGGGCAAACGTCCCAAATCTTCACCAATCCCGGGGAAAAGGAAACGGAAGCCTACATCACGGGCCGTTTCAGCTGA